A region of Diospyros lotus cultivar Yz01 chromosome 3, ASM1463336v1, whole genome shotgun sequence DNA encodes the following proteins:
- the LOC127797132 gene encoding low-specificity L-threonine aldolase 1, translating into MVTRMIDLRSDTVTKPNQAMRAAMANAEVDDDVLGYDPTAFRLETEMARIMGKEAGLFVPSGTMGNLISVLVHCNVRGSEVILGDNSHIHIYENGGISTIGGVHPRTVKNNKDGTMDIDLIEAAIRDPRFEICYPTTRLICLENTHANSGGRCLPVDYIDKVGELAKKHGLKLHIDGARIFHASEALGVPVDRLVRVADSVSVCLSKGLGAPVGTVIVGSKVFIAKARILRKTLGGGMRQVGVLCAAALVAVQENVKKLEDDHKKAKTLAEGLNKIKGLKVDVASVETNIIYCDISESANITAPKLCKNLEEHGILLMSDSSSRIRFVLHYQISESDVHYALSCIQRAVTGVPSENGAK; encoded by the exons atggtaacCAGAATGATTGATCTCCGCTCTGATACGGTGACAAAACCAAATCAAGCAATGAGGGCTGCAATGGCCAATGCTGAAGTTGATGATGATGTACTGGGTTATGACCCGACTGCCTTTCGCCTTGAAACAGAGATGGCAAGAATTATGGGCAAGGAAGCAGGCCTTTTTGTGCCTTCAGGCACTATGGGTAATCTTATAAGTGTGCTCGTTCACTGTAATGTTCGGGGTAGTGAAGTCATTCTTGGAGACAATTCTCATATCCACATCTATGAGAATGGAGGCATTTCGACAATTGGAGGTGTACATCCAAGGACTGTGAAGAACAACAAAGACGGGACTATGGATATTGATCTCATTGAAGCGGCAATCAGAGACCCTAGATTCGAGATTTGTTACCCGACTACAAGGCTTATCTGCTTGGAAAACACACATGCTAA CTCTGGTGGTAGATGTCTCCCTGTAGACTATATAGACAAAGTTGGAGAGCTGGCAAAGAAGCATGGGCTGAAACTCCACATTGACGGTGCCCGTATATTCCATGCATCGGAG GCACTTGGAGTTCCTGTTGACAGGCTTGTGCGAGTTGCTGATTCAGTTTCG GTGTGTCTATCGAAAGGTCTGGGCGCTCCAGTTGGAACTGTCATTGTCGGTTCAAAAGTCTTCATTGCTAAG GCAAGGATTCTAAGGAAGACCTTGGGTGGCGGGATGAGACAAGTTGGTGTCTTGTGCGCTGCTGCTTTGGTTGCAGTGCAAGAGAATGTTAAGAAACTTGAGGATGACCATAAAAAGGCCAAGACTTTAGCAG AAGGATTGAATAAAATCAAAGGATTAAAAGTCGATGTCGCTTCAGTGGAGACCAACATT ATATATTGTGATATTTCAGAGAGTGCAAATATCACAGCCCCCAAACTCTGTAAGAATTTGGAAGAACATGGCATACTTCTGATGTCAGATAGCTCATCCAG AATTAGGTTTGTTCTTCACTACCAAATTTCAGAGAGCGATGTGCATTACGCCTTGTCATGCATTCAG CGAGCTGTCACTGGAGTCCCAAGTGAAAATGGTGCCAAGTGA